In Rhizobiales bacterium NRL2, a genomic segment contains:
- a CDS encoding phosphoribosylformylglycinamidine cyclo-ligase, whose protein sequence is MTNGLTYRDAGVDVDAGADLVDRIRNDADSTARSGVVGSLGGFGGLFDPKAAGYADPLLVAATDGVGTKLTLAGQVGRHDTVGQDLVAMCVNDLVVQGAEPLFFLDYFATGKLSVEQAADVVRGIAEGCRLAGCALIGGETAEMPGLYRPGEYDLAGFCVGAVERDRVLPRIDAIRPGDAVLGIASSGPHSNGYSLIRRIVEHSGADIAAPAPFDDTSSLGEALLTPTRIYVKPLLSALKLDQVRALAHITGGGLTDNIPRVLPDGTGVALDAASWELPAVFRWLAKAGGVTPAEMARTFNCGVGMVAIVPEAEAEKVIAFLKYKKERVWRMGEVTATPGVEIAGIEAWQV, encoded by the coding sequence ATCACCAACGGCCTCACATATCGCGACGCCGGCGTCGATGTCGATGCCGGCGCGGACCTGGTGGACCGCATCAGGAACGATGCGGATTCGACGGCCCGTTCGGGCGTCGTCGGTTCCCTGGGCGGTTTTGGCGGGCTGTTCGATCCGAAGGCCGCGGGATATGCCGATCCGCTTCTGGTGGCGGCGACCGACGGCGTCGGCACCAAGCTGACCCTGGCCGGGCAGGTCGGCCGACATGACACGGTGGGCCAGGATCTGGTGGCCATGTGCGTCAACGACCTGGTGGTACAGGGCGCCGAGCCCCTGTTCTTCCTGGATTATTTCGCCACCGGCAAGCTGTCGGTCGAGCAGGCGGCGGACGTGGTCCGCGGCATTGCCGAGGGTTGCCGGCTGGCCGGCTGCGCCCTGATCGGCGGAGAGACCGCGGAAATGCCCGGCCTTTACCGCCCGGGCGAGTACGATCTGGCCGGGTTCTGCGTCGGCGCGGTGGAGCGCGACCGGGTTCTGCCGCGCATCGACGCCATCCGCCCGGGCGACGCGGTGCTGGGGATCGCGTCCAGCGGTCCGCATTCCAACGGCTATTCCCTGATTCGCCGCATCGTCGAACACAGCGGCGCGGACATCGCGGCCCCGGCGCCCTTCGACGATACGTCAAGTCTGGGCGAGGCGCTGCTGACCCCCACCCGGATCTACGTGAAGCCGTTGCTTTCGGCGCTCAAGCTGGACCAGGTGCGGGCGCTGGCGCACATCACCGGGGGCGGGCTGACCGACAACATCCCGCGCGTCCTGCCGGACGGGACGGGCGTCGCGCTGGATGCGGCGAGCTGGGAGCTGCCGGCCGTGTTCCGCTGGCTGGCCAAGGCCGGCGGCGTCACGCCCGCCGAGATGGCGCGCACCTTCAACTGCGGCGTCGGCATGGTCGCCATCGTGCCCGAGGCCGAGGCCGAGAAGGTGATCGCGTTCCTGAAGTACAAGAAGGAGCGGGTCTGGCGCATGGGCGAGGTCACCGCCACGCCCGGCGTCGAGATCGCGGGGATCGAGGCGTGGCAAGTCTGA
- a CDS encoding glutamine synthetase, with amino-acid sequence MAGNLDFEQLRGLVETGEIDTVVAAQTDMQGRLVGKRFHAQHFVDEAWAETHSCNYLLATDMEMQTVQGYAATSWAGGYGDYVMRPDLATLRRIPWLPGTALVLCDVLDHHGKAAVPHSPRAVLQRQLARLEAMGYRAMAATELEFFLFRESLDDMRDLDWRGMTPISAYNEDYHVFQTTKEEEVMRAVRNGLYGAGVPVECSKGEAEAGQEEINVRYADALTCADNHVVTKNAVKEIAWAQGRAVTFMAKWSHDHAGSSSHIHQSLQTLDGRPVFLDADAEHGMSGVMRSWLAGLLAHSAEITWFLAPYVNSYKRFTEDLFAPTRAVWSVDNRTAGYRVVAPGGSGIRVECRIGGADLNPYLALAALIAAGIAGLEQELELEPALRGNAYQARRARRVPGTLREAERRLSRSQMLRHAFGDTVVDHYVRAARWEQEDFDRKVTDYEVRRGFERA; translated from the coding sequence ATGGCGGGCAATCTGGACTTCGAGCAGCTCCGGGGGCTGGTGGAAACCGGCGAGATCGACACGGTCGTCGCCGCCCAGACCGACATGCAGGGCCGGCTGGTCGGCAAGCGCTTCCACGCGCAGCATTTCGTCGACGAGGCCTGGGCGGAAACCCACAGCTGCAACTACCTGCTGGCGACAGACATGGAGATGCAGACCGTTCAGGGCTACGCCGCGACCAGTTGGGCCGGGGGCTATGGCGACTATGTCATGCGGCCCGACCTGGCGACACTGCGCCGCATCCCCTGGCTGCCGGGGACGGCGCTTGTGCTCTGCGACGTGCTGGATCATCACGGCAAGGCGGCGGTGCCGCACAGCCCGCGCGCGGTACTGCAGCGCCAGCTCGCCCGGCTGGAGGCCATGGGCTACCGGGCCATGGCGGCGACGGAACTGGAGTTCTTTCTCTTCCGCGAGAGCCTGGACGACATGCGGGATCTCGACTGGCGCGGCATGACGCCGATCAGCGCCTACAACGAGGATTATCACGTCTTCCAGACCACCAAGGAAGAAGAGGTGATGCGCGCGGTGCGCAATGGCCTCTACGGCGCGGGCGTGCCCGTCGAATGCTCCAAAGGCGAGGCGGAGGCGGGTCAGGAGGAAATCAACGTCCGCTACGCCGACGCCCTGACCTGCGCAGACAACCATGTCGTCACCAAGAATGCGGTCAAGGAAATCGCCTGGGCGCAGGGCCGGGCTGTGACCTTCATGGCCAAGTGGAGCCATGACCACGCCGGTTCCTCCAGCCACATCCACCAGTCGCTCCAGACCCTGGACGGCCGGCCGGTCTTTCTCGATGCGGACGCCGAGCATGGCATGTCGGGCGTGATGCGCTCCTGGCTCGCGGGCCTGCTCGCCCATTCCGCGGAGATCACCTGGTTCCTCGCGCCCTACGTCAATTCCTACAAGCGCTTCACCGAGGACCTGTTCGCGCCGACGCGCGCGGTCTGGTCGGTCGACAACCGGACCGCCGGTTACCGGGTCGTCGCGCCGGGCGGCTCCGGCATCCGTGTCGAATGCCGCATCGGCGGCGCCGACCTCAATCCCTATCTGGCGCTCGCGGCCCTGATCGCCGCCGGCATCGCCGGGCTGGAGCAGGAACTCGAGCTGGAGCCGGCCCTGCGCGGCAACGCCTACCAGGCGCGCCGTGCGCGTCGGGTGCCGGGGACGCTGCGCGAGGCGGAGCGGCGCCTCAGCCGTTCGCAGATGCTGCGCCACGCCTTCGGTGACACGGTCGTCGACCACTATGTCCGCGCCGCGCGCTGGGAACAGGAAGATTTCGACCGCAAGGTCACCGACTACGAGGTCAGGCGCGGCTTCGAGCGGGCCTGA
- a CDS encoding 3-oxoacyl-ACP reductase, producing MDLGIRGRSAIVCAASKGLGKGCAMALAEEGVDVVITARSEDVLEATAKEIRDRAGVNVTPVAGDITTEAGRRAALAACPDPDILVNNAGGPPPGNFRDWTREDWIKALDANMITAIELIKATVDGMMDRGFGRIVNITSQSVKQPIDILGLSNGARAGLHGFVAGVSRTTVHRNVTINNLLPGPFDTDRLNSGFAFRAQKDGRPAAEHKAEAAAVNPSGRFGTADEFGRVCAFMCSVHTGYMTGQNVLLDGGAYPGTF from the coding sequence ATGGATCTCGGCATCAGGGGCCGCAGCGCCATCGTCTGCGCGGCCAGCAAGGGACTGGGGAAGGGCTGCGCCATGGCCCTGGCGGAGGAAGGCGTCGACGTCGTCATCACCGCCCGCAGCGAGGACGTGCTGGAAGCGACGGCGAAGGAAATCCGCGACCGCGCAGGCGTCAATGTCACGCCCGTCGCCGGCGACATCACCACCGAGGCCGGCCGCCGGGCCGCTCTGGCCGCCTGTCCCGATCCGGACATCCTGGTCAACAACGCCGGCGGACCGCCGCCGGGCAATTTCCGCGACTGGACGCGCGAGGACTGGATCAAGGCGCTCGACGCCAACATGATCACCGCCATCGAGCTCATCAAGGCAACTGTGGACGGCATGATGGACCGGGGCTTCGGGCGGATCGTCAACATCACCTCCCAGTCCGTGAAGCAGCCGATCGACATCCTTGGCCTCTCCAACGGCGCGCGGGCCGGATTGCACGGCTTCGTTGCAGGCGTCAGCCGCACCACCGTCCACCGCAATGTCACCATCAACAACCTGCTGCCCGGCCCTTTCGACACCGACCGGCTGAATTCCGGCTTTGCCTTCCGCGCACAGAAGGACGGGCGTCCGGCAGCCGAACACAAGGCCGAGGCGGCAGCCGTGAACCCATCGGGCCGTTTCGGCACGGCGGACGAATTCGGACGCGTCTGCGCCTTCATGTGTTCCGTCCATACCGGCTACATGACCGGTCAGAACGTCCTGCTTGACGGCGGCGCCTATCCGGGCACGTTCTAG
- a CDS encoding peptidase S9, whose protein sequence is MSQTMTISPPVAERRPHMLAAHGVERDDPYHWLRDENWREVMRDPSVLRQDIRDYLEAENAYTEAMLADVADLRGKLFEELKGRIKADDSSPPLPDGPFAYYVRFEEAGEHPLYCRQPREGGPEEILLDGDALSKEHAFYRLGAVRQSFDHRLLAWAEDVKGSELYRVRVRDVDSGAVIDEGPEGTHGNIVWAKDNAHYFYTALNEDLRPDRVYCHRIGDGPSKDRLVYHETDNGYYLGVDEGDSRELVYIVSHASETTEVRILPADRPDADPVVIAPRREGHEYDVTDQGGRLIIRTNRDGAVDFKLMETPLAAPGEENWRELVPAREGVLLRGVTAFSGWLARLETVDALPRIVITDTATNESHEIAFDEEAYSLGIGGGQEYESGRLRFSYSSPTTPERVFDYDMVVRERELLKEQEIPSGHDPADYVVRRIQAKAHDGEEIPVTVLHRADARLDGTEPLMLYGYGSYGISIPASFSPHRFSLVDRGFVYAIAHIRGGMEKGYRWYLDGKLEKKTNTFRDFISAAEALIGRGWARAGEIAIHGGSAGGMLVGAVANMRPDLWKAVVAEVPFVDCLTTILDDSLPLTPPEWTEWGNPITTKAVHDLMLSYSPYDNVEAKAYPAMLINGGLTDPRVTYWEPSKWAAKLRASKTDDNLLLLKINMESGHGGSAGRFDKLKEVALNHVFLLKVFDRT, encoded by the coding sequence ATGAGCCAGACCATGACGATTTCTCCGCCAGTCGCCGAACGCCGCCCGCACATGCTGGCCGCCCACGGGGTGGAGCGCGACGATCCCTACCACTGGCTGCGCGACGAGAACTGGCGCGAGGTGATGCGCGATCCGTCGGTTCTGCGGCAGGACATCCGCGACTATCTGGAAGCCGAAAACGCCTACACCGAAGCGATGCTGGCCGACGTCGCCGACCTGCGCGGGAAGCTGTTCGAGGAACTGAAGGGCCGCATCAAGGCCGACGATTCGTCCCCGCCGCTGCCGGACGGGCCCTTCGCCTACTATGTCCGCTTCGAGGAGGCCGGCGAGCATCCGCTCTATTGCCGGCAGCCGCGCGAGGGCGGCCCCGAAGAAATCCTGCTGGATGGCGACGCGCTGTCGAAGGAGCACGCCTTCTACCGTCTCGGCGCAGTACGTCAGTCCTTCGACCACAGGCTGCTGGCCTGGGCCGAGGACGTGAAGGGTTCCGAACTCTATCGGGTCAGGGTGCGCGACGTCGATTCGGGTGCGGTCATCGACGAAGGCCCGGAAGGCACACACGGCAACATCGTCTGGGCGAAGGACAACGCCCATTACTTCTATACCGCGCTGAACGAGGATCTGCGCCCGGACCGGGTCTACTGCCATCGCATCGGCGACGGTCCGTCGAAGGACCGTCTCGTCTATCACGAGACCGACAACGGCTATTACCTGGGGGTCGACGAGGGCGACAGCCGGGAACTGGTCTACATCGTCTCCCACGCTTCCGAGACCACCGAGGTGCGGATTCTCCCCGCCGACCGACCCGACGCCGATCCCGTCGTGATCGCGCCGCGGCGCGAGGGCCATGAATACGACGTCACCGATCAGGGCGGACGGCTGATCATCCGCACCAACCGCGACGGCGCCGTTGACTTCAAGCTGATGGAGACGCCGCTGGCGGCGCCGGGCGAGGAGAACTGGCGCGAACTCGTGCCGGCGCGCGAAGGCGTGCTGCTGCGCGGCGTCACGGCATTTTCGGGCTGGCTGGCGCGCCTGGAGACCGTGGACGCCCTGCCCCGCATCGTCATCACCGACACGGCGACGAACGAAAGCCACGAAATCGCCTTCGACGAGGAGGCCTATTCGCTCGGCATCGGCGGCGGGCAGGAGTACGAGAGCGGCCGCCTGCGGTTCTCCTACTCCTCGCCCACGACGCCGGAACGGGTGTTCGACTACGACATGGTCGTGCGGGAGCGGGAACTGCTGAAGGAGCAGGAAATCCCCTCCGGCCACGATCCGGCCGACTACGTCGTCCGGCGCATCCAGGCGAAGGCCCATGACGGCGAGGAGATCCCGGTGACCGTCCTCCATCGCGCCGACGCGCGGCTGGACGGGACCGAACCGCTGATGCTCTACGGCTACGGCTCCTACGGCATCTCCATCCCGGCGAGCTTCAGCCCGCACCGCTTCAGCCTGGTCGACCGCGGTTTCGTCTACGCCATCGCCCATATCCGCGGCGGCATGGAGAAGGGCTACCGCTGGTACCTCGACGGCAAGCTGGAGAAGAAGACCAACACCTTCCGCGACTTCATTTCCGCCGCCGAAGCCCTGATCGGACGCGGTTGGGCCCGGGCCGGCGAGATCGCCATCCACGGCGGCAGCGCCGGCGGCATGCTGGTCGGCGCGGTCGCCAACATGCGCCCCGACCTGTGGAAGGCCGTCGTCGCCGAGGTGCCGTTCGTCGACTGTCTGACGACGATCCTGGACGACAGCCTGCCGCTGACCCCGCCCGAATGGACCGAATGGGGCAACCCGATCACGACGAAGGCGGTCCACGACCTGATGCTGTCCTACAGCCCCTACGACAATGTCGAGGCGAAGGCCTATCCGGCGATGCTGATCAATGGCGGGCTGACGGACCCGCGCGTGACCTACTGGGAGCCGTCGAAATGGGCGGCGAAGCTGCGCGCGAGCAAGACCGACGACAATCTGCTGCTGCTGAAGATCAACATGGAATCGGGCCATGGCGGCTCGGCCGGCCGCTTCGACAAGCTGAAGGAAGTGGCGCTGAACCACGTCTTCCTGCTCAAGGTCTTCGACAGGACATGA
- a CDS encoding taurine dioxygenase — protein MALANDYRLIEVTPVQPAIGAEIRGVDLADGLSPDAFAEVRRAFLENQVLFFKQQSPMTPERQIEIGRMFGELHVHPAAPHLDGHPEVFVIHAHRDSKIVNGGGWHTDVSCEDEPPAATMLQLHVLPSSGGDTLFSSMYAAYEALSKPMQRFLLELTATHDSEHVYRGRYKDRGVDDAERTYPSAVHPVVRTHPETGRKALYVNAGFTTHINELSSAESKNLLGFLFRHVENPLFQARQRWAANDVALWDNRCLQHFALWDYWPEERKGHRVTIKGDRPFLVA, from the coding sequence ATGGCCCTCGCCAACGACTACCGCCTGATCGAGGTGACGCCCGTCCAGCCCGCCATCGGCGCGGAGATCCGCGGCGTCGACCTTGCCGACGGTCTGAGCCCCGACGCCTTCGCCGAGGTCAGGCGCGCCTTCCTGGAGAACCAGGTCCTGTTCTTCAAGCAGCAGTCGCCGATGACGCCTGAACGGCAGATCGAGATCGGCCGCATGTTCGGCGAACTGCATGTCCATCCGGCGGCGCCGCACCTGGACGGCCATCCGGAAGTCTTCGTCATCCACGCGCACCGGGATTCGAAGATCGTCAACGGCGGCGGCTGGCACACCGATGTGAGCTGCGAGGATGAACCGCCGGCGGCGACGATGCTGCAGCTCCATGTCCTGCCGTCCAGCGGGGGCGACACGCTGTTCTCCAGCATGTACGCGGCATATGAGGCGCTTTCGAAGCCCATGCAGCGCTTCCTGCTGGAGCTGACGGCGACCCACGATTCCGAGCATGTCTATCGCGGCCGCTACAAGGACCGTGGCGTCGACGACGCCGAGCGGACCTATCCGTCCGCCGTGCATCCGGTGGTCCGCACCCACCCGGAGACCGGCCGCAAGGCGCTCTACGTCAATGCCGGGTTCACCACGCATATCAATGAGCTGAGTTCGGCGGAAAGCAAGAACCTGCTGGGGTTCCTGTTCCGCCATGTCGAGAACCCGCTGTTCCAGGCCCGCCAGCGGTGGGCGGCGAACGACGTGGCGCTGTGGGACAACCGCTGCCTGCAGCACTTCGCGCTGTGGGACTACTGGCCGGAGGAGCGCAAGGGTCACCGCGTGACCATCAAGGGCGACCGCCCCTTTCTCGTGGCCTGA
- a CDS encoding orotate phosphoribosyltransferase has product MAIEAARLVSRMLIETNSVHFNADKPFIFTAGWASPVYIDCRRLISFPRVRRKIVELAGENLGREVGFESFDSVAGGETAGIPYAAWIADHLMLPMQYVRKKPKGFGRMAQIEGELNEGDRVLLVEDLTSDGGSKVNFCDAIRKAGAKVDHAFVVFYYAIFPHAAANFEKAGVELHHLATWWDVLDAARASGYFEARTLDEVEKFLNNPIGWSAAHGGRSEAPA; this is encoded by the coding sequence ATGGCGATCGAAGCGGCGCGTCTGGTCAGCCGGATGCTGATCGAAACGAACTCCGTGCATTTCAATGCGGACAAGCCGTTCATCTTCACCGCGGGCTGGGCCAGTCCCGTCTACATCGACTGTCGCCGGCTGATTTCCTTCCCGCGCGTACGCCGGAAGATCGTCGAACTGGCCGGGGAGAATCTCGGCCGTGAAGTCGGTTTCGAAAGTTTCGACAGTGTCGCCGGCGGCGAGACAGCGGGAATTCCCTACGCCGCCTGGATCGCCGATCACCTGATGCTGCCCATGCAGTATGTCCGCAAGAAGCCGAAGGGCTTCGGCCGGATGGCGCAGATCGAGGGCGAGCTCAACGAAGGCGACCGGGTTCTGCTGGTGGAGGATCTGACCTCCGACGGCGGCTCGAAGGTCAATTTCTGCGACGCCATCCGGAAGGCCGGCGCCAAAGTCGATCACGCCTTTGTCGTCTTCTATTACGCCATCTTCCCCCATGCGGCGGCGAACTTCGAGAAGGCGGGAGTCGAACTCCACCATCTCGCCACCTGGTGGGACGTGCTGGATGCGGCCCGGGCCAGCGGCTATTTCGAGGCCCGGACGCTCGACGAGGTGGAGAAGTTCCTGAACAATCCCATCGGCTGGTCGGCCGCGCATGGGGGGCGTTCGGAGGCGCCCGCCTGA
- a CDS encoding alkylhydroperoxidase, producing the protein MSEKSISRFPVPQLANLPEDIREMILKVQEKSGFVPNVFLGMAHRPEELRAFFAMHDALMEREGGLTKADREMIVVATSGANGCQYCVVAHGAILRIRAKNPLIADQVAINYRKADITPRQRAMLDFAMKVALDSRAIGDADFEPLREHGFDDDDIWDIGAIAAFFAMSNRIANFSSMRPNDEFYTMGRNMG; encoded by the coding sequence ATGAGTGAAAAGAGCATCAGCCGGTTCCCGGTGCCGCAGCTGGCCAACCTGCCTGAAGACATACGCGAGATGATCCTGAAGGTGCAGGAAAAGTCGGGCTTCGTGCCGAACGTCTTCCTCGGCATGGCGCACCGGCCGGAGGAATTGCGCGCATTCTTCGCGATGCACGACGCGTTGATGGAGCGGGAAGGCGGCCTCACCAAGGCCGACCGGGAGATGATCGTCGTCGCCACCTCGGGGGCCAATGGCTGCCAGTACTGCGTCGTCGCCCATGGCGCGATCCTGCGCATCCGGGCGAAAAATCCGTTGATCGCCGACCAGGTGGCGATCAACTACCGCAAGGCCGACATCACGCCGCGCCAGCGGGCGATGCTCGACTTCGCCATGAAGGTGGCGCTGGATTCGCGGGCGATCGGGGACGCGGACTTCGAGCCGCTGCGCGAACACGGCTTCGACGACGACGACATCTGGGACATCGGCGCCATCGCGGCCTTCTTCGCCATGTCGAACCGCATCGCCAATTTCAGTTCCATGCGGCCGAACGACGAATTCTACACCATGGGCCGCAACATGGGCTGA
- a CDS encoding L-serine ammonia-lyase codes for MAISVFDLFKVGIGPSSSHTVGPIWAAHRFLLALDSRGLCDRVERVRVELYGSLALTGLGHATDKALMLGLAGETPDAVDPDLADAAVARIRRERRLSLAGRREIAFDPRRDLDFRAEQILPEHPNGMIFVAEDGTGAELHRETLFSIGGGFVQDLAEMRGETPILSGHNAAVPHEFASAEELLARCDAAGASISQVMLENERVLHPEGEIRARLFRIWEMMECAIERGCREDGILPGGLKVKRRARAIRESLVARPEAGMRDPLTVMDWVNLYALAVNEENAAGGRVVTAPTNGAAGVIPAVLAYYVRFVPGATDDGVARFMLTAGAIGALYKMNASISAAEVGCQGEVGVACSMAAGALTEVLGGTPRQAENAAEIGMEHNLGLTCDPIGGLVQVPCIERNTMGAVKAINAARLALKGDGQHFVSLDQVIDTMRETGRDMAATYKETSRGGLALRIPVAVTEC; via the coding sequence ATGGCGATCAGCGTCTTCGACCTGTTCAAGGTCGGCATCGGCCCGTCGAGTTCCCACACGGTGGGGCCGATCTGGGCCGCGCACCGCTTTCTGCTCGCACTGGACAGCCGCGGGCTGTGCGACCGGGTCGAACGGGTGCGGGTGGAACTCTATGGTTCGCTGGCCCTGACCGGCCTCGGACACGCGACGGACAAGGCGCTGATGCTGGGGCTGGCGGGCGAGACGCCGGACGCGGTCGATCCCGACCTGGCCGACGCGGCAGTCGCGCGTATCCGCCGCGAGCGTCGCCTGTCACTGGCCGGCCGGCGGGAGATCGCGTTCGATCCGCGCCGCGATCTCGATTTCCGCGCCGAGCAGATCCTGCCCGAGCATCCCAACGGCATGATCTTCGTCGCCGAGGACGGGACCGGCGCCGAGCTACACCGTGAGACCCTGTTCTCCATCGGCGGCGGCTTCGTGCAGGATCTGGCCGAGATGCGCGGCGAGACGCCAATCCTGTCGGGCCACAATGCCGCCGTGCCCCACGAGTTCGCCAGCGCCGAGGAACTGCTGGCGCGCTGCGACGCTGCCGGCGCCTCCATCTCCCAGGTCATGCTGGAGAACGAACGCGTCCTCCACCCGGAAGGCGAAATCCGCGCGCGCCTGTTCCGCATCTGGGAAATGATGGAGTGCGCCATCGAGCGCGGCTGCCGGGAGGACGGCATCCTGCCAGGGGGACTGAAGGTAAAGCGCCGCGCCCGGGCCATCCGCGAAAGCCTGGTGGCGCGGCCGGAAGCCGGCATGCGCGATCCGCTGACGGTGATGGACTGGGTCAATCTCTACGCCCTGGCGGTGAACGAGGAGAACGCCGCCGGCGGCCGCGTCGTCACGGCGCCGACCAATGGCGCCGCCGGTGTGATCCCGGCGGTGCTCGCCTATTACGTCCGTTTCGTGCCGGGGGCGACAGACGACGGCGTCGCGCGCTTCATGCTGACGGCGGGGGCCATAGGCGCGCTCTACAAGATGAACGCCTCGATCTCGGCAGCGGAAGTCGGCTGCCAGGGCGAAGTGGGCGTCGCCTGCTCCATGGCGGCAGGCGCGCTGACCGAGGTGCTGGGCGGCACGCCGCGGCAGGCGGAGAACGCCGCCGAAATCGGCATGGAACACAATCTGGGCCTGACCTGCGACCCCATCGGCGGGCTGGTCCAGGTGCCCTGCATCGAGCGCAACACGATGGGTGCGGTGAAGGCGATCAATGCCGCGCGGCTGGCGCTCAAGGGCGACGGCCAGCATTTCGTCAGCCTGGATCAGGTGATCGACACGATGCGGGAGACCGGCCGCGACATGGCGGCGACGTACAAGGAAACCTCGCGCGGCGGGCTCGCACTGCGCATCCCCGTCGCCGTCACGGAGTGCTAG
- a CDS encoding glutathione S-transferase, protein MLRIWGRRNSINVQKVMWTVAELGLAHEHKDAGGSFGGLDDPAYLTMNPNGRVPVIDDDGVVVWESNAIVRYLCATHSAGELWADDPAARSLADRWMDWQNSSLIADLVTVFLGLIRTPEAERDWIAIGDAARRLNGHMGVLDDHLGRNEWVAGGAMTMGDIPVGALVHRWLHLPMERPDLGHVAAYYERLQQRPAYAEHVMIPLS, encoded by the coding sequence TTGCTGAGAATCTGGGGCCGGCGGAACTCGATCAATGTCCAGAAGGTCATGTGGACGGTCGCCGAACTGGGCCTTGCCCACGAACACAAGGATGCCGGCGGCAGCTTCGGCGGGCTGGACGATCCCGCCTATCTGACGATGAATCCCAATGGCCGGGTGCCGGTGATCGACGACGACGGCGTCGTGGTGTGGGAAAGCAACGCCATCGTGCGCTATCTCTGCGCCACACACTCGGCCGGCGAGCTCTGGGCCGACGACCCGGCGGCGCGCAGCCTGGCCGACCGCTGGATGGACTGGCAGAACTCGAGCCTGATCGCCGACCTGGTGACGGTGTTCCTAGGGCTGATCCGCACGCCGGAAGCCGAGCGGGACTGGATCGCCATCGGTGACGCGGCGCGGCGGCTCAACGGTCACATGGGCGTACTCGACGACCATCTCGGCCGCAACGAATGGGTCGCCGGCGGTGCGATGACCATGGGCGACATTCCCGTCGGCGCGCTGGTTCACCGCTGGCTGCACCTGCCGATGGAGCGGCCGGACCTGGGCCATGTCGCGGCCTATTACGAGCGGCTGCAGCAGCGCCCGGCCTATGCCGAGCATGTCATGATACCGCTGAGCTGA
- a CDS encoding phosphoribosylglycinamide formyltransferase, producing MASLKLGVLISGRGTNLQALIDACAADAFPAEIALVVSNVEGAAGLERARKAGIHTLVIDHREFESRAKFDQAVASALETHDVGLVCLAGFLRILSKAFVDRWRDRIINIHPSLLPAFKGLHVHERVLEAGVRITGCTVHFIRPEMDEGPIIVQGAVPVMADDTPETLAGRVLEVEHRIYPLAVRLIAEGKARVVGDIVNLPALDAGDGPLLNPGD from the coding sequence GTGGCAAGTCTGAAGCTGGGTGTTCTGATATCGGGGCGCGGCACCAATCTGCAGGCCCTGATCGACGCCTGTGCGGCAGACGCCTTTCCGGCGGAGATCGCGCTGGTCGTTTCCAACGTGGAGGGGGCCGCGGGGCTGGAGCGCGCCCGCAAGGCCGGCATCCATACCCTCGTCATCGATCACCGGGAATTCGAATCGCGGGCGAAATTCGACCAGGCTGTCGCTTCCGCGCTGGAGACCCACGACGTCGGCCTGGTCTGTCTCGCCGGTTTCCTGCGCATCCTGTCGAAGGCCTTCGTCGACCGGTGGCGCGACCGCATCATCAACATCCATCCTTCGTTGCTGCCGGCCTTCAAGGGTCTGCACGTCCACGAGCGCGTGCTGGAGGCCGGGGTCCGCATCACCGGCTGCACGGTGCACTTCATCCGGCCCGAGATGGACGAAGGGCCGATCATCGTGCAGGGCGCCGTGCCGGTGATGGCCGATGACACGCCCGAGACGCTGGCCGGCCGCGTGCTGGAGGTCGAGCACCGGATCTATCCCCTGGCCGTACGCCTGATCGCCGAGGGCAAGGCGCGGGTCGTCGGCGACATCGTCAACCTGCCGGCCCTCGACGCCGGCGACGGGCCCCTGCTCAATCCGGGCGACTGA